DNA sequence from the Strigops habroptila isolate Jane chromosome 4, bStrHab1.2.pri, whole genome shotgun sequence genome:
GTTGGGCTGGCAGGACCTAGGGAGATGGACAccattgatttctttttcctgggagCAGACTCAAGTATCAAACCACAGCCCTTCAAAAAGGTCCTGCAACATGAATACCATAGGAATCAAATGATTCAGTGTGAAGCAATAGTTTATCACATTAGTCTCCTTTGACAATATTCTTTGAAAGCGACACAGATGCAGTAAAGGTAGCACCCAAAAAAGCTTCAGAGACTCCTCCCCAGATACATCTTCACATGTATAAAAGCTCATTAAACAGGTGCTCACCCTTGCAGGCAAGGTTTAGCCAGTGCTTGCAAGATGTCTGCACGAGTGTTCCTGTCCTACTAAATCTGGAGCCACCACTTCCTTAATAGATTGTTGTTCCAGAGGCTACAGTGAAATCATTTTGTTGTCATATGTAGATATTCTAACCACGtgttgaaagaagaaaaaggatagTCATATTTCCTGGAGATATGGATGACTGTGTAGCGCCTGTAACTAATCCTTTGTAGCAGTGAGTATTTCTGTGTTAGGTTTCTGTTGTATTTCACCTGAATTTCCCATATTAAGAATGAGTGATGTTGTGATTTAAAGCACCATGTGCCTTTTGTTTCTGCTAAAATGTATCTTACAGTAGTTTAAACTGATTTTGGAACCTTTTGAGGTGGAAGCAAGCTGTTGTGAGAACATGAGGCAATAGATGAGCCTGTCTTCGATGGGATATCAGTCACCTATTTCACTTGTTCTCTGTATCTCTCGTAAATAAGTATCTGTTTTGATAGTCACATCACCTCATGATCATGCTCTAATCTGGAAACAAGGAGGTGCTTGTGCCAAACTTTGCTTTATCTCTCTATAGGGCTACAAGGTAAAGCATTACTGTAAGTACTGAGTTAAATTCAGTGTAGCAGTGCAGGGTAGAGAGATCCTTCAATGCCAACCCTGGACTACTTTGAATTGGGAAAAGGGGATGGGAAGTCCAGCTAGTCCTGGAAGTACTAAAAATGTTCTGTAATTCTATAGGGTAAAATATAGAAAGAAGGGAGGTCTTTAAGTGGATGCTAGATTGTATCTCTTTCTATCCCACtggataaagcaaaaaaaaaaatatctgggATATTGTGTGTTGATTACCAGACATATAATTCTTCTCTTATTGCATTACTTGCTTAAAATCAGGCCTTTAGCTTCAGCTAGTAATCTGGACCCCTTTAGAGATATTATCACTATTATTGTCACTAAACCCTAGTTTATGCTGAAAGGATTTCTAGagatagaatcccagactggattgcgttggaagggaccttaaagctgatccagttccaactccctgccatgggcagggacaccttccactagagcaggttgctccaatctccgtccaacctggccttgaacactgccagggatggggcagccacagcttctctgggcaccctgtgccagcgcctcagcaccctcacagggaagaacttctgcctcagagctcatctcagtctcccttctGGCAGATCTGTCTCCACTCCCCTTGCTCAGAGTACCGCTGCTTTCAAAGCCCAGTTGGATTGCTTGGGGCTGTCCAACCAAGGTAGCCACCACAGAGGAGGTATCTTTGTCTTCAACTGTCAGCACTTTGGCTTGCAAGAATTAAACCTTTTTGATTAATCACTGTTAAGCTTAATACCTGTATTTTGCCTTTGGGTGATGTGAGTAAAGTTTAGATTTCGAGTGTGGCAATACAAACTTGCAAATGTTTTTGAACTGCAAAACAGACCATAAAATATCACACTCTTTAGAAAGGAGATGCAATTTTAACTGAGTTACAACTACGTCTTTCTTGCAGGTAAACCTCTGCAATCATTTCCACACTGAAAGATAAGATGCAGAGGGGCAACCTATCAACGGGATCTGAATTTGTTCTTGTAGGCCTTTCTGATGCTCCAGAAGTTCGTTTGCTTCTCTTTGTGTTGTTTTTGATCATTTATTTGGCCACTGTGGCAGGCAACATCTCAATCCTTGTTGCTATTAGCACAAACACTCATCTGCACAgccccatgtacttcttccttgGCAACTTATCCTTACTGGATATCTTATGTCCCACTATCACTGTGCCAAAGATGTTGGAGGCCTTGCTGCTTGAGAACAAGGTCATTTCATTCCATGGCTGCATGTTCCAGCTGTTTTTCCTTATTGATATTGTAGGCACGGAGATTTTCCTCTTGGCTGTGATGGCATATGACCGTTACATTGCAATATGCCATCCACTGCAGTACATGAATATCATGAGTATGAAGCTGTGTGCTCACCTAGCCATTGGCATCTGGGTAGCAGGGTTGTTAAACTCCCTGTTGCACACATCTTTGATTTTTACACTCTCTTTTTGTGGTTCTAATGAAGTTGACCAATATTACTGTGATATCCCTCCTATGCTGGCCCTCTCCTGCTTGTCTACTTACAGTAGGGAACTGGTAATTCTCACAGTTGCTGGGGCCGTTGGGGGCAGCGCCTTTGTGGTCACTCTGATCTCTTATGTGTACATCCTCTCAGCTATCCTATGCATGAACTCTTCTGAGAGCAGGCACAAAGCTTTCTCCACCTGTGGGTCTCACTTGACAGCAGTATGCCTTTTCTACGGGACCACCATTTGCACATATGCACGGCCTTCCTCCACCTACTTGCCTAATCAGGACAGGATAGTTTCTATGCTCTATGGAATCCTCACTCCCCTGCTAAACCCCATAATCTACAGTCTGAGGAACAAAGAAGTTAAATGTGCCCTGAGAAGAGTGATCAGCCAGGTAAGAACTGCTTTAACAACACAAGAACAAGAACATCATTCTCTGTCTCTGGCACCCTCTGGAGCCCCACCAACTGGATAGGAACTGTGGTTTGTGACTGATCTTCTCTAACTTTAGCAATCTAAAAGTTAGATGCTGGAATCAAAACTCCTTCTCTGGGCTCTCTTTGGAGTTAAAAGAAGCATGCACCTCCAGGAGACCAGCTGGATGGCACAGTTTTTGGTCACTATCACAGGAGGAGATGATTTCAGCTGGTAATGTTATTCTCCACCAGGCACAGGTGAGCCTTATACACAGGTCTTGGACACGTGTCTTGGAGCATGAATGTTGGAAAATGGTCCTGTAGGCACACTTAAGATACACATTCTTTTGTACTAAAGCAACTTATAGGACTGATGCCTCTTATGGATGGCATTGCTCCTGCAGAAAACATAAGCACACCCTTTGTGGGAGGCTGACTGGAAGAAAGGCTCCTTTGTCATCATTTAAAGTCATCAGTTTGGGTGTGTTTTCAACCAGCATGCCAAGA
Encoded proteins:
- the LOC115607756 gene encoding olfactory receptor 5F1-like; amino-acid sequence: MQRGNLSTGSEFVLVGLSDAPEVRLLLFVLFLIIYLATVAGNISILVAISTNTHLHSPMYFFLGNLSLLDILCPTITVPKMLEALLLENKVISFHGCMFQLFFLIDIVGTEIFLLAVMAYDRYIAICHPLQYMNIMSMKLCAHLAIGIWVAGLLNSLLHTSLIFTLSFCGSNEVDQYYCDIPPMLALSCLSTYSRELVILTVAGAVGGSAFVVTLISYVYILSAILCMNSSESRHKAFSTCGSHLTAVCLFYGTTICTYARPSSTYLPNQDRIVSMLYGILTPLLNPIIYSLRNKEVKCALRRVISQVRTALTTQEQEHHSLSLAPSGAPPTG